The DNA window TTTCACCTATCAACACATTATAGGTTTTTCGGATATACTGCGTGATTTCCATATCTAAGGCATCTCCTGCTACACGAATCGATTCGCTCGAAACAATGCCGCCTAAAGAAATAACCGCCACTTCAGTCGTTCCGCCTCCAATATCGACGACCATACTGCCAACAGGTTCCCAAACTGGCAAATCTGCGCCAATCGCTGCTGCAAAAGGTTCTTCAATCGTGAACGCTTCACGCGCTCCCGCTCCGTGAGCAGCATTTAACACAGCGCGCTGTTCCACTGACGTAATGCCGTAGGGCACACAAATCAGTACCACACCGCTTTTCCATTTACCGCCTGCTGCTTTAAACGCTTCAGCTAAACAATGCTTGATCATCGTCAACGTGGTATCGTAATCAGCGATCACTCCGTCACGCATTGGACGAATCGCGACAATTGAGTTTGCGGTACGGCCCATCATGTTTTTAGCTTGGTTGCCGACTGCAACGATTTCGCCGTTTTTTTTATTTTTAATGACTACAGAAGGCTCGCGAAGAACGATTCCTTTGCCTTTAATATAGACCAATGTATTTGCAGTACCTAAATCAATTCCAACATCTTTTAGACCAAATCCAAACACGTTTTTTCTTCCCTTCCATTACAAGCCGTATTTCGGCAATTGTGTTGACACAATACCACTCATTATAGACGAAAAGAAAAAAAATAAACAGTGCTACATGAACCCCTTTTCTTTCAACGAAATGAATTGGTGGTCACCGATAATGACGTGATCAAGAAGTTCAATGCCGATGATGCTACCGGCTTCGACGAGTCGTTTTGTCACATTGATATCTTCTGGAGAAGGCGCTGGATTTCCTGAAGGATGGTTGTGCGCACAGACAATAGAAGCTGAAGAACGGCGCACCGCTTCACGAAAAATTTCACGAGGATGAACAATAGAGGCGTTTAGGCTCCCAACAAATATAGTTTGGCGATGCATCACTTGGTTTTTTATATTGAGGAATAAGACGACAAAATGTTCTTGCTTGAGGGAAGTCATATCGGCCATTAAATAAGAAGCCGCATCTTTTGGAGAACGAATGGTGAATTTTGTATCCGTTTGTTTCGAAGACAAACGGCGGCCCAGTTCTACCGCGGCAAGCAGTTGAACGGCTTTTGCTTGACCGATGCCATTAATCGCCACCATCTCTTCGATGGTGGCATTTTTCAATTCTTGAATTTGTTCAAAATGAGTGAGAATCCGATTAGCCAAATGCAATACAGATTCTTGTTTGCTGCCTGTGCGCAGCAAAATCGCAAT is part of the Planococcus kocurii genome and encodes:
- a CDS encoding rod shape-determining protein, whose amino-acid sequence is MFGFGLKDVGIDLGTANTLVYIKGKGIVLREPSVVIKNKKNGEIVAVGNQAKNMMGRTANSIVAIRPMRDGVIADYDTTLTMIKHCLAEAFKAAGGKWKSGVVLICVPYGITSVEQRAVLNAAHGAGAREAFTIEEPFAAAIGADLPVWEPVGSMVVDIGGGTTEVAVISLGGIVSSESIRVAGDALDMEITQYIRKTYNVLIGERTAEALKVGIGSARIMENDDKDASMEIRGRDLLTGFPKTLQVTSEEIAGALSEPVAAIVAGIKATLEKTPPELSADVLENGIVLTGGGALLKNLDRVISAETLMPVSIAEYPLDCVALGTGKALENIEKFRRQLSIK
- the radC gene encoding RadC family protein produces the protein MLNETSLMIRDVHVSDRPRERLINQGAAALSNQELIAILLRTGSKQESVLHLANRILTHFEQIQELKNATIEEMVAINGIGQAKAVQLLAAVELGRRLSSKQTDTKFTIRSPKDAASYLMADMTSLKQEHFVVLFLNIKNQVMHRQTIFVGSLNASIVHPREIFREAVRRSSASIVCAHNHPSGNPAPSPEDINVTKRLVEAGSIIGIELLDHVIIGDHQFISLKEKGFM